The Pangasianodon hypophthalmus isolate fPanHyp1 chromosome 5, fPanHyp1.pri, whole genome shotgun sequence genome includes a window with the following:
- the txndc9 gene encoding thioredoxin domain-containing protein 9 → MGFVELTASLCRLHPSDRARREKEEMANQSMDIVAKALEQQMLHSARIVEEQIDAELEKLERMDEDELECLKERRLEALKKAQKQKQEWISKGHGEYREIPSEKDFFAEVKESKNVVCHFYRDSTFRCKILDKHLSVMAKKHLETKFIKLNVEKAPFLTERLRIKVIPTLALVKDGKTKDYVVGFTDLGNTDDFSTEMLEWRLGCSDIINYSGNRFEPPTLGQKPGTKFTKLEKKTIRGKGYDSDSESDDD, encoded by the exons ATGGGATTTGTCGAACTCACTGCGTCACTGTGCCGCCTTCACCCGAGTGACCGCGCGCGCCG agagaaagaagaaatggCCAATCAGTCAATGGACATCGTAGCTAAGGCGCTGGAGCAGCAAATGCTGCACTCAGCACGGATCGTTGAGGAGCAGATAGACGCTGAGCTGGAGAAGCTAGAGCGCATGGATGAGGATGAACTTGAGTGTCTCAAGGAAAGGAGGCTGGAGGCTCTCAAGAAAGCCCAGAAACAGAAGCAG GAATGGATCTCTAAAGGCCATGGTGAATATAGAGAGATCCCAAGTGAGAAAGATTTCTTTGCTGAAGTTAAAGAAAGCAAGAATGTGGTTTGCCATTTCTACAGGGATTCCACTTTCAG ATGCAAAATTCTGGACAAACACTTGAGTGTCATGGCAAAGAAGCATTTGGAGACAAAGTTCATCAAACTAAACGTAGAGAAGGCTCCCTTCCTAACAGAGAGGCTTAGGATTAAAGTTATTCCTACACTAGCACTGGTGAAAGATGGGAAGACTAAGGACTACGTAGTAGGCTTCACTGATCTAGGTAACACAGATGACTTCTCGACTGAAATGCTGGAGTGGAGACTGGGCTGTTCAGATATAATCAACTACAG TGGAAATCGCTTCGAGCCACCTACGCTTGGTCAGAAACCAGGGACAAAGTTCACCAAGCTGGAGAAAAAGACGATCAGAGGGAAGGGCTATGACTCGGACTCTGAATCTGATGATGATTAG